One genomic window of Nitrospirota bacterium includes the following:
- a CDS encoding glycosyltransferase family 39 protein: MGFTVAMKRFLTARVIALGGFVFLSFILRLFGAPPTIVVPDSCLYLSFAKSILNGKFSFDFHEGIDSILPPLYSISSAVLSFVTGDIEFSGVLVSVIAGALLVIPVFYLAKAIYDERSAWLSAVLILLSPLMIRWSGVMLTESLFITLFLSGIALGWHGIEGRKNVFLLLSGACIGLSYMTRIIGLVAVPAVIISVIFYSLNFTKSAVSGTGWKGDFNLKKLFKKVMVPLMIFFAGFILVTSAYLVKLHSFYGHWTIAGSYGSIKSTITYEGSATTSGWERLDAKKTGGDVIERVSNKVINNARNYLSALFKMLVLTIIFIAAGLFPGRKAIYPFLFVIFYFLALLVQPLSPLLDERVRYISPIVPLLLITTSGGIVHIYDAIKWKAVRYAMVPVSTGIVLVSFIYQLQVFPFNFNSSWITKKAFTDPDKIVGRWMNTNLPHPLRMMTRKPYIPYFAGATWFLTPSTYNAVIELANQKGVDYIVVDRRYDYFLRPELRFLFHKELAPSDLKFIDGVNDSKTSELVIGIYKINRQ, translated from the coding sequence ATGGGTTTCACAGTTGCCATGAAGAGATTTCTAACTGCCAGGGTGATTGCATTAGGAGGATTTGTTTTCCTGTCCTTTATCCTGCGATTGTTTGGTGCACCCCCGACAATAGTAGTCCCGGATTCATGTCTGTATCTTTCTTTTGCAAAGTCAATCCTCAATGGGAAGTTCTCATTTGACTTCCATGAAGGGATTGATTCCATATTGCCGCCTCTTTATTCAATCTCAAGCGCCGTCCTTTCATTTGTTACAGGTGATATAGAGTTCTCCGGTGTTTTGGTCTCTGTTATAGCAGGGGCCTTGTTAGTTATCCCTGTATTCTATCTTGCGAAGGCAATATATGATGAAAGGTCCGCATGGTTGAGTGCCGTATTGATTTTGTTAAGTCCTCTGATGATACGCTGGTCAGGGGTCATGCTGACTGAGTCACTGTTCATTACCCTATTCCTTTCCGGCATTGCCCTTGGCTGGCATGGAATTGAGGGCAGGAAAAACGTTTTTCTCCTGCTTAGCGGCGCATGCATTGGGTTGTCGTACATGACAAGGATCATAGGACTGGTTGCTGTTCCTGCAGTCATCATCTCTGTAATATTTTATTCTCTGAATTTTACTAAATCTGCCGTCTCAGGCACTGGCTGGAAGGGTGATTTTAATCTAAAGAAGTTGTTTAAAAAAGTTATGGTGCCACTGATGATTTTTTTTGCAGGTTTTATCCTTGTAACAAGCGCCTACCTCGTGAAGCTGCATTCTTTTTATGGTCATTGGACCATTGCCGGATCCTATGGCAGCATAAAAAGCACGATCACGTATGAAGGATCTGCTACCACGTCCGGATGGGAGAGGCTTGATGCAAAAAAAACAGGGGGGGATGTCATTGAGAGGGTCTCTAACAAGGTTATTAATAATGCCAGGAATTACCTGTCTGCATTGTTTAAGATGCTTGTCTTAACCATTATTTTTATTGCTGCCGGATTATTCCCGGGTCGAAAAGCCATTTATCCGTTCTTATTTGTCATATTCTATTTTTTGGCCCTTTTAGTGCAGCCTCTATCTCCTCTGTTGGATGAGAGAGTCAGGTATATATCTCCTATTGTTCCACTACTATTAATTACAACATCCGGTGGAATCGTTCATATCTATGATGCCATTAAATGGAAGGCAGTCAGATATGCTATGGTGCCTGTTTCAACAGGCATTGTCCTCGTGTCATTTATATATCAACTTCAGGTTTTTCCATTCAACTTTAACAGCTCCTGGATTACAAAAAAGGCATTTACAGACCCAGACAAAATCGTCGGGCGATGGATGAACACAAACCTGCCCCATCCCCTCAGGATGATGACAAGGAAACCCTATATACCTTATTTTGCCGGCGCTACCTGGTTTTTAACGCCGTCTACTTATAATGCCGTTATTGAGCTTGCTAATCAAAAAGGAGTTGATTACATAGTAGTTGACAGAAGATATGATTATTTCCTGAGACCCGAATTGCGGTTCCTGTTTCATAAAGAACTGGCGCCTTCTGATCTTAAATTCATTGATGGTGTAAATGATTCCAAAACGAGTGAACTCGTAATAGGGATATATAAGATTAACAGGCAATGA
- a CDS encoding glycosyltransferase family 39 protein, protein MKNRLSNNKIFILSGLTFLSFLVRYFNAPPVILYPDSCMYLSFAKSILRGQFSFNFRNGDDIIMPPLYSISSAILSFFTGNIELSGIFISALAGALLIIPVFYLAKATYNEKAAWISAVLIFLNPSLIRWSGVILTESLFITLFLSAIAFGWYGIEGKKNILLFLSGAFIGLSYMTRIIGLVAVPALVMYIVYNYVVSRKTTGSKLFRDMLTPVIILSVGVLLVTGVYLVKMHSFYGFWTLSGSYGSIKGTMTFEGAETLHGWEKLASQQTETNFIDAVSKKIIVNIQSYLSALFKMLILTIIFIAAGLFSNRKVVYLVFFTIFYFLALLVQPLSPLAEEKVRYLSPILPILMIAASGGILRIYEMLRGKAIRYLVIPLAAGMILISWIPQLWLFPLNLNESWTKKRVFIDPEKDVGRWMKENLPHSARVMARKPFIPYYADAIWFLTPPTYNAVIAFADQNGIDYLVIDRKYDYYLRPELRFLFQTEQAPADLKLIYGTRNPRTGELVTGVYEIKG, encoded by the coding sequence TTGAAAAACAGGCTTAGCAACAATAAGATATTTATATTATCAGGATTAACATTCTTATCCTTTCTCGTGCGATATTTTAATGCACCCCCTGTGATATTATACCCGGATTCATGCATGTATCTGTCTTTCGCAAAGTCCATACTGAGAGGGCAATTTTCTTTTAATTTTCGTAACGGGGATGATATTATAATGCCGCCGCTTTATTCTATTTCAAGCGCCATCCTTTCATTTTTTACAGGGAATATTGAGCTGTCAGGTATTTTCATATCTGCGCTTGCAGGGGCATTATTGATTATTCCTGTCTTCTATCTCGCAAAGGCCACATATAATGAAAAGGCAGCATGGATAAGTGCCGTCTTAATATTTTTGAATCCATCCCTGATACGCTGGTCAGGGGTCATTTTGACAGAATCCTTATTTATTACGCTCTTCCTGTCCGCCATTGCCTTTGGCTGGTATGGAATTGAGGGTAAAAAAAACATCCTGTTGTTCCTAAGCGGAGCATTTATCGGACTATCGTATATGACAAGAATTATAGGGCTGGTTGCTGTTCCGGCCCTTGTCATGTATATCGTGTATAATTATGTGGTGTCCCGTAAAACAACCGGTTCAAAGCTATTCAGGGACATGTTAACACCTGTCATTATTTTATCCGTTGGCGTTCTCCTTGTTACAGGAGTCTATCTGGTGAAGATGCACTCCTTTTATGGATTCTGGACCCTTTCAGGTTCTTACGGAAGTATAAAAGGCACGATGACATTTGAGGGGGCTGAAACCCTGCACGGATGGGAAAAGTTAGCGTCCCAGCAAACAGAAACAAATTTTATAGATGCAGTATCAAAAAAGATAATTGTTAATATACAGAGTTATTTGTCAGCGCTTTTTAAAATGCTTATCTTAACTATTATTTTTATTGCTGCAGGATTATTTTCAAACAGAAAAGTTGTTTATCTGGTTTTCTTTACCATTTTTTATTTTTTAGCGCTTTTGGTGCAGCCGCTCTCTCCTTTGGCAGAGGAGAAGGTGAGGTACCTGTCTCCAATTCTCCCTATATTAATGATTGCAGCATCCGGCGGGATACTCCGCATCTATGAAATGCTTAGAGGGAAGGCAATCAGGTATTTAGTCATTCCACTGGCAGCTGGAATGATCCTGATATCCTGGATACCACAGTTGTGGTTATTTCCCCTCAACCTGAATGAATCCTGGACAAAAAAAAGGGTATTTATAGATCCCGAAAAAGATGTCGGACGTTGGATGAAGGAGAATCTGCCCCATTCGGCAAGGGTTATGGCAAGGAAACCCTTTATACCATATTATGCCGATGCTATCTGGTTTTTAACGCCGCCTACTTATAATGCTGTCATTGCTTTTGCTGATCAAAATGGAATTGATTATCTCGTGATTGACAGAAAGTATGATTATTATTTGAGACCAGAGCTGCGGTTTCTGTTTCAGACAGAACAGGCGCCTGCTGATCTGAAACTCATTTATGGAACGCGTAATCCCAGGACAGGCGAACTTGTGACCGGGGTGTATGAGATTAAGGGATAG
- a CDS encoding DUF2304 domain-containing protein produces MPFQQKIFAISISILLFIIIVELVRRRRLREEYSWIWLLTGVLVIVLAVWYDLLRFITDTIGAVLPTTTLFLFSLIFLMVVNLYYATKISSLHGQVKDLAQEMAILRTEVQGKTSEPS; encoded by the coding sequence ATGCCATTCCAACAAAAGATATTCGCGATTAGCATAAGCATATTGCTGTTTATAATTATAGTTGAGCTGGTAAGGAGGAGAAGGCTCCGGGAGGAGTATTCATGGATATGGCTGCTCACAGGTGTATTGGTTATAGTACTGGCAGTATGGTATGATCTTCTCAGGTTTATTACTGATACCATTGGAGCAGTCCTCCCCACCACAACCCTCTTTTTATTCAGCCTGATATTTCTGATGGTCGTTAATCTATATTATGCAACCAAGATATCAAGTCTTCATGGTCAGGTAAAAGACCTCGCTCAGGAGATGGCAATCCTCAGGACCGAGGTCCAGGGAAAAACAAGTGAACCGTCATGA
- a CDS encoding glycosyltransferase family 2 protein, with translation MQSSKEVIIIIPAYNEENNITPLIKEIQDKVSGAAILVIDDGSRDRTARVAEKAGAMVIRLPFNMGYGAALQTGFKYALLKRYMYVVQMDADGQHDPDSIRDLLDEVKKENADVVIGSRFLEGSGEYKTSGVRRIGMALFSKIAGVIIGQPVTDPTSGYQALNRDAIRFYASPYYPADYPDADVMIMLHRAGLRIREIPVRMHPRKQGQSMHSGLKPVYYIFKMFLSMFVTLLRNDKFDRRVLKKGEGSHAIPTKDIRD, from the coding sequence ATGCAGAGCTCAAAAGAAGTTATCATAATCATTCCGGCCTATAATGAGGAAAATAATATCACACCCCTGATTAAGGAGATTCAGGACAAGGTGTCCGGTGCGGCTATCCTTGTGATTGATGACGGCTCAAGGGATCGTACTGCGAGGGTTGCGGAGAAGGCAGGGGCCATGGTCATACGGCTTCCCTTTAATATGGGATATGGTGCTGCGCTGCAGACGGGATTTAAATATGCCCTGCTGAAGCGGTATATGTATGTGGTGCAGATGGATGCCGACGGCCAGCATGATCCTGATTCCATCAGGGATTTGCTGGATGAAGTAAAAAAGGAAAATGCAGACGTAGTTATAGGGTCGAGATTTTTAGAGGGTAGTGGTGAATATAAGACATCAGGGGTGCGAAGAATCGGCATGGCCTTGTTCAGTAAGATTGCCGGGGTTATTATAGGTCAGCCTGTTACTGATCCGACTTCGGGATATCAGGCTTTAAACAGGGATGCCATACGTTTTTATGCAAGCCCGTATTATCCTGCAGATTATCCTGATGCAGATGTCATGATAATGTTGCACAGGGCCGGATTGCGCATCAGGGAGATCCCTGTGCGTATGCACCCAAGAAAGCAGGGCCAATCAATGCACAGCGGTCTTAAACCCGTGTATTATATATTCAAGATGTTTTTATCCATGTTTGTCACGCTGTTAAGAAACGACAAATTTGACAGACGTGTACTAAAGAAGGGGGAGGGATCTCATGCCATTCCAACAAAAGATATTCGCGATTAG